A part of Candidatus Hydrogenedentota bacterium genomic DNA contains:
- a CDS encoding uroporphyrinogen decarboxylase → MTGKELVLAAFRRETTPRVPWVPFVGVHGGFLIGMPAHDYLRSAEAIVRGQLLAAERYRPDGLPVVFDLQVEAEALGCRLAWAEDVPPSVVSHPLEHLADITALPELSFDAGRFPVIAAATKGLVEKAGDDLALYGLITGPFTLLSHLRGGELFLDLLTDPDGVRAAMDRCADIALRCARFYLDLGVPVVAVVDPMTSQVSTGHFTEFIAPALDRVFTGVRARGGYSSLFVCGDATRNLGAMCATACDNVSIDENISLVALREHAAHYRKSYGGNMRLTTVLLMGTPDDAKLDAIRCLDEGYGPGFLLAPGCDLPYATPEGNLRVVADMARDPYLRDIARVAAQASADAFDDIVLPDYAQEIGITVDCVTLDSAACAPCQYMLDAAVRAAERAQAPVRVKEHKIKNRAGVGMMCRLGLKNIPALCLDGQPRFISIIPDIDTLVAAIEDAWRAKKKR, encoded by the coding sequence CGGCGGGTTCCTCATCGGCATGCCCGCCCATGACTATCTGCGCTCCGCCGAGGCCATTGTGCGGGGCCAGCTTCTTGCGGCGGAACGGTACCGCCCGGACGGATTGCCGGTGGTCTTCGATCTCCAGGTGGAGGCGGAGGCCCTGGGCTGCCGTTTGGCCTGGGCGGAGGATGTGCCGCCGTCGGTGGTGTCGCACCCGCTGGAGCATCTGGCGGACATCACCGCCCTGCCGGAACTGTCCTTTGACGCGGGGCGCTTCCCCGTCATCGCGGCGGCCACGAAGGGGCTGGTGGAGAAGGCGGGGGACGACCTCGCCCTCTACGGGCTGATCACCGGGCCCTTCACGCTCCTCTCGCACCTGCGCGGCGGCGAGCTGTTCCTCGACCTGCTCACGGACCCGGACGGCGTGCGCGCGGCCATGGACCGCTGCGCGGACATCGCGCTGCGCTGCGCGCGGTTCTACCTGGACCTCGGCGTCCCCGTCGTCGCCGTGGTGGACCCCATGACCAGCCAGGTCTCGACGGGGCACTTCACGGAGTTCATCGCCCCGGCGCTCGACCGGGTCTTCACGGGCGTGCGCGCCCGGGGGGGGTACTCCTCGCTCTTCGTGTGCGGCGACGCGACGCGGAACCTGGGCGCCATGTGCGCGACGGCGTGCGACAACGTCTCGATTGACGAGAACATTTCGCTGGTGGCGCTGCGCGAGCACGCGGCGCACTACCGCAAGTCCTACGGCGGGAACATGCGCCTGACGACGGTGCTGCTCATGGGAACGCCCGACGACGCGAAGCTCGACGCGATCCGCTGCCTCGACGAGGGCTACGGCCCGGGCTTCCTCCTCGCGCCGGGCTGCGACCTGCCCTACGCCACGCCGGAGGGCAACCTGCGCGTCGTCGCCGACATGGCCCGCGACCCCTACCTGCGCGACATCGCCCGCGTGGCGGCGCAGGCGAGCGCGGACGCCTTCGACGACATCGTCCTGCCGGACTACGCCCAGGAGATTGGGATCACCGTGGACTGCGTCACCCTCGACTCCGCGGCCTGCGCCCCCTGCCAGTACATGCTCGACGCGGCGGTGCGCGCCGCCGAGCGCGCCCAGGCCCCCGTGCGCGTGAAGGAACACAAGATCAAAAACCGCGCCGGCGTCGGCATGATGTGCCGCCTCGGCCTCAAGAACATCCCGGCCCTCTGCCTCGACGGGCAGCCCCGGTTCATCTCCATCATCCCGGACATTGACACGCTCGTGGCGGCCATTGAGGACGCCTGGCGCGCGAAGAAGAAACGCTGA
- a CDS encoding sialate O-acetylesterase, translating to MTAVALVLAALLVPLDDTAAVRLTAGHQVLQRDAAGVAACVVELPAELFAGETVEYSVARPGADSVRDAIRVAQDPERGRAGLLLKNLPAGGPYDIEVLARGMDGKETFRAAFQGVLVGDLWVLAGQSNMQGAAPVPGPQTPHPLVAMLGMDNAWRPAAAPTHRIVESDAPVMKALLLNRGGYKSEEDILAARKASREGTPWGGAGCDVFFAEFLANEAGVPVGLIPCAFGGTSLDEWSPALLDKGEESLYGNMAAQVKRAGGKVRGMLWYQGESDSAPGVCDTYFDRFKTFVESVRRDTGNPDLAVFTVQIGRVVVLAPETALGWNKVREQQRRAAREFPGVYMTAANDLQMSDGIHMGWEGHRVLGGRLGRMVLPLVRDGAAVRRGPDFEKAQFANEARTEIWVDCSNVTGDLNGGGGIMRGFAVSATAEEPGRDVFFAVQTVPGVPGRLLLRTGAPLAPETLLSYGMGLNPAVNVVDADNLPLPAFGPAAIEPFAPPAG from the coding sequence ATGACCGCTGTCGCACTGGTCCTTGCCGCCCTGCTGGTGCCCCTCGACGACACCGCCGCCGTCCGCCTGACCGCCGGCCACCAGGTCCTCCAGCGCGACGCCGCCGGCGTGGCCGCCTGCGTGGTCGAGCTGCCCGCCGAGCTCTTCGCGGGCGAGACCGTGGAATACTCCGTCGCGCGCCCCGGCGCGGACTCCGTCCGGGACGCGATCCGCGTGGCCCAGGACCCCGAGCGCGGGCGCGCGGGGCTGCTGCTGAAAAACCTGCCCGCGGGCGGCCCCTATGACATCGAGGTCCTCGCCCGGGGCATGGACGGCAAGGAGACCTTCCGCGCCGCCTTCCAGGGCGTGCTCGTGGGCGACCTGTGGGTCCTCGCCGGGCAGTCCAACATGCAGGGCGCCGCGCCCGTGCCCGGCCCGCAGACGCCGCACCCGCTCGTCGCCATGCTCGGCATGGACAACGCGTGGCGTCCCGCCGCCGCGCCCACCCACCGCATCGTCGAGTCGGACGCGCCGGTGATGAAGGCGCTGCTGCTGAACCGCGGCGGCTACAAGTCGGAGGAGGACATTCTCGCGGCGCGCAAGGCGAGCCGGGAGGGCACGCCCTGGGGCGGCGCGGGCTGCGACGTCTTCTTCGCCGAGTTCCTGGCCAACGAGGCCGGGGTGCCCGTGGGCCTCATCCCCTGCGCCTTCGGCGGCACCTCGCTCGACGAGTGGAGCCCCGCCCTGCTCGACAAGGGCGAAGAGAGCCTCTACGGGAACATGGCCGCCCAGGTGAAGCGCGCGGGCGGGAAGGTCCGCGGCATGCTCTGGTACCAGGGCGAGTCCGACAGCGCCCCGGGCGTGTGCGACACCTATTTCGACCGCTTCAAGACCTTCGTCGAGTCCGTCCGCCGCGACACCGGCAACCCCGACCTCGCCGTGTTCACCGTGCAGATCGGCCGCGTCGTCGTGCTGGCGCCCGAGACGGCTTTGGGCTGGAACAAGGTCCGCGAGCAGCAGCGCCGCGCCGCCCGGGAGTTCCCCGGCGTCTACATGACGGCGGCCAACGACCTCCAGATGAGCGACGGCATCCACATGGGGTGGGAGGGCCACCGCGTCCTCGGCGGGCGCCTGGGCCGCATGGTCCTGCCGCTTGTGCGCGACGGCGCGGCGGTCCGGCGCGGCCCCGACTTCGAGAAGGCGCAGTTCGCCAACGAGGCCCGCACGGAAATCTGGGTGGACTGCTCCAACGTCACCGGCGACCTTAACGGCGGCGGCGGCATTATGCGCGGCTTCGCCGTGTCCGCCACGGCGGAAGAGCCCGGCCGCGACGTCTTCTTCGCCGTGCAGACCGTGCCCGGCGTCCCCGGACGCCTCCTCCTGCGCACCGGCGCGCCCCTGGCCCCGGAGACCCTTCTCAGCTACGGCATGGGCCTCAATCCGGCGGTCAACGTGGTGGACGCGGACAACCTGCCCCTGCCCGCCTTCGGCCCCGCGGCCATAGAGCCCTTCGCGCCGCCCGCGGGCTGA
- a CDS encoding tetratricopeptide repeat protein codes for MRVAWKIAFAALLLAAGVLVCRQWPGGAPAPAAAPGDRVDYALDLLAEDPAAWRDDTRSAVRIAAAAAEEHGLDDPGALYVTAVQLQREGSPSAAEALYRRAAMAEPDWSWPHASLGSLVARSADRLEEAAEELRRAIALEPDWARPHNSLAVVLRLQEKYPEAEEHALRALELDPDDIAAHNNYANLLVQLGRLAEAEEHYLAAHELDPENPKPAYNLACLYALGGMNEKALEWLPLATRRSDALRREALLDPDLAALRETPGFQEALGGFAPEAPPAPETGEKDAPAPEAAPETGEEDAPAPETETPEEAGG; via the coding sequence GTGCGTGTCGCGTGGAAAATCGCTTTTGCGGCGCTGCTTCTCGCGGCGGGGGTGCTTGTCTGCCGCCAGTGGCCGGGCGGCGCGCCGGCCCCGGCGGCGGCGCCCGGAGACCGCGTGGATTACGCGCTGGACCTCCTCGCGGAGGATCCGGCGGCCTGGCGCGACGACACCCGGTCCGCCGTGCGCATCGCGGCGGCGGCCGCCGAGGAGCACGGGCTGGACGACCCGGGGGCGCTCTATGTGACCGCGGTGCAGCTTCAGCGCGAGGGGAGCCCGTCGGCCGCGGAGGCGCTCTACCGCCGGGCCGCCATGGCGGAGCCGGACTGGAGCTGGCCCCACGCCTCCCTGGGCAGCCTGGTGGCGCGGTCGGCGGACCGGCTGGAGGAGGCGGCGGAGGAGCTGCGCCGGGCCATCGCGCTCGAGCCGGACTGGGCGCGCCCGCACAACAGCCTGGCGGTCGTGCTGCGGCTTCAGGAAAAGTACCCCGAGGCGGAGGAGCACGCCCTGCGCGCGCTGGAGCTGGACCCGGACGACATCGCCGCGCACAACAACTACGCGAACCTGCTGGTGCAGCTCGGGCGGCTCGCCGAGGCGGAGGAACATTATCTGGCCGCCCACGAGCTCGACCCGGAAAACCCGAAGCCCGCCTACAACCTCGCCTGCCTCTACGCCCTCGGCGGCATGAACGAGAAGGCCCTCGAATGGCTCCCCCTGGCCACGCGCCGCTCCGACGCTTTGCGCCGCGAGGCCCTGCTCGACCCCGACCTCGCCGCCCTGCGCGAGACGCCGGGGTTCCAGGAGGCCCTTGGCGGCTTCGCCCCCGAGGCCCCGCCCGCGCCGGAGACCGGAGAGAAGGATGCGCCCGCACCGGAGGCCGCCCCGGAAACCGGGGAGGAGGATGCGCCCGCGCCGGAAACGGAGACGCCGGAGGAGGCGGGCGGGTGA
- a CDS encoding Gfo/Idh/MocA family oxidoreductase: protein MSGSHDPSSPTRRAFLQRTTTTAAAAAGVFSVLSRAARADAAAPLKLGLVGCGRRGTGAVMNALDADPNVTLVAMGDLFPDQMAKAREKFAARADRVKVTDETCFTGFDAADKVAACDVDVVMLCEPPGFRPAHFQAAVEAGRHVFMEKPGAVCPAGVRSVLASAALADQKGLCVVAGTQRRHQKPYQEVIRRLQDGAVGDIVSASCYWIGDYGYYPAVLRQDGWSDVEAQIRNWNYHAWLSGDHIVEQHLHNIDVIHWVLGQNPVKCLGMGGRQQRTGPEFGHIYDHFSVEFEYPGGVLVQSLCRQMQDTEGRVNEHVVGTKGAAVPGNSIRGGRKPYTFRGDASDPYVQEHADLYAAIRSGNRITEAHALAQSTLAAVMGRMSAYTGQTVTWDFALNQSTLDLTPKNQAFGDLPQAPVAMPGVTPLV, encoded by the coding sequence ATGTCCGGCAGCCACGACCCCTCCAGCCCCACCCGGCGGGCCTTCCTCCAGCGCACCACGACCACGGCGGCGGCGGCCGCGGGGGTGTTCTCGGTGCTTTCGCGCGCGGCGCGGGCCGACGCGGCGGCGCCGCTGAAACTCGGGCTGGTGGGCTGCGGGCGGCGCGGCACGGGCGCGGTGATGAACGCCCTGGACGCGGACCCCAATGTGACGCTGGTGGCGATGGGCGACCTGTTCCCCGACCAGATGGCGAAGGCGCGGGAGAAGTTCGCGGCGCGGGCGGATCGCGTGAAGGTGACGGACGAGACCTGCTTCACGGGCTTCGACGCGGCGGACAAAGTGGCGGCGTGCGACGTGGACGTGGTGATGCTCTGCGAACCGCCCGGCTTCCGGCCCGCGCACTTCCAGGCCGCCGTGGAGGCGGGCCGCCATGTGTTCATGGAAAAGCCCGGGGCCGTGTGCCCCGCGGGCGTGCGCTCCGTGCTGGCGTCGGCGGCGCTGGCGGACCAGAAGGGCCTGTGCGTCGTGGCGGGCACCCAGCGCCGCCACCAGAAGCCCTACCAGGAGGTCATCAGGCGCCTCCAGGACGGGGCCGTCGGCGACATCGTGTCCGCGAGCTGCTACTGGATCGGCGACTACGGGTACTACCCGGCGGTGCTCCGGCAGGACGGCTGGTCGGACGTGGAGGCCCAGATCCGCAACTGGAACTACCATGCGTGGCTCTCGGGCGACCACATCGTGGAGCAGCACCTGCACAACATTGACGTGATCCACTGGGTGCTCGGCCAGAACCCGGTCAAGTGCCTCGGCATGGGCGGCCGCCAGCAGCGCACGGGCCCGGAGTTCGGCCACATCTACGACCATTTCTCCGTGGAGTTCGAGTATCCGGGCGGCGTGCTGGTGCAGAGCCTCTGCCGCCAGATGCAGGACACCGAGGGCCGGGTGAACGAGCACGTCGTCGGCACGAAGGGCGCCGCGGTGCCCGGCAACAGCATCCGCGGCGGCAGGAAGCCCTACACCTTCCGGGGCGACGCGTCGGACCCCTATGTGCAGGAGCACGCGGACCTCTACGCGGCCATCCGCTCGGGCAACCGGATCACCGAGGCGCACGCCCTGGCCCAGAGCACCCTGGCCGCCGTCATGGGCCGCATGTCCGCCTACACCGGCCAGACCGTGACCTGGGACTTCGCGCTCAACCAGAGCACGCTCGATCTGACGCCCAAGAACCAGGCCTTCGGCGACCTGCCCCAGGCCCCGGTTGCCATGCCGGGGGTGACCCCGCTGGTGTGA
- a CDS encoding sugar ABC transporter ATP-binding protein: protein MAEHVLEMRNVTKRFPGVTALDGVCLAVRPGEIHALVGENGAGKSTLMKILAGAQPMDGGEILLDGMPVHIRTPHDAQALGISMIHQEFNLVPRLSVAENMFLGRLPSRGTPRRVDWRRAYAGAGDVLARIGAEIDPRRPVGELSIAQRQMVEIAKALTVNARILVMDEPSATLTDHELRALFRLIRELRRQDIAVVYISHRLEELFEIADRVTVMRDGAWVGTHDVCDLTREDVIQKMVGRELANEYPVSPRPRGPERLRVEGLSRPGAFEDVSFTLHAGEILGLTGLVGAGRTEVARAVFGADRAARGAVFLDGAPARIRSPRDAVRLGVALLTEDRKGQGLVLNMSVRENVTLSNLGALGPGPLLLPGREREPAARLSEELQVKTPSIEQAVRFLSGGNQQKVVLAKWLFTGARVLIFDEPTRGIDVGAKAEIYRLIDRLAAGGAALLVISSELPEILGICDRILVMHEGRLRGELPREGTTQEDIMRLATGG, encoded by the coding sequence ATGGCCGAGCATGTGCTGGAAATGCGGAACGTGACCAAGCGGTTCCCCGGCGTGACCGCGCTGGACGGCGTGTGTCTGGCCGTGCGGCCCGGGGAAATCCATGCGCTGGTGGGGGAGAACGGCGCGGGCAAGTCCACGCTCATGAAGATCCTCGCCGGGGCCCAGCCCATGGACGGGGGAGAGATTCTCCTGGACGGCATGCCCGTCCATATCCGCACGCCCCACGACGCGCAGGCCCTCGGGATCAGCATGATCCACCAGGAGTTCAACCTGGTCCCCCGCCTGAGCGTGGCGGAGAACATGTTCCTCGGCCGCCTGCCGTCGCGCGGCACGCCGCGCCGCGTGGACTGGCGCCGGGCATACGCCGGGGCCGGCGACGTGCTTGCCCGCATCGGCGCGGAGATTGACCCGCGCCGCCCCGTGGGCGAGCTGAGCATCGCCCAGCGGCAGATGGTGGAGATCGCCAAGGCCCTCACGGTCAACGCGCGCATCCTCGTCATGGACGAGCCGTCGGCCACGCTGACGGACCACGAGCTGCGCGCCCTCTTCCGCCTCATCCGCGAACTGCGGCGGCAGGACATCGCCGTCGTCTACATTTCCCACCGGCTGGAGGAGCTGTTCGAGATCGCCGACCGTGTCACCGTCATGCGCGACGGGGCCTGGGTCGGCACGCACGACGTCTGCGACCTCACCCGCGAGGACGTCATCCAGAAGATGGTGGGCCGCGAGCTGGCGAATGAATACCCCGTGAGCCCCCGGCCCCGCGGACCCGAGCGCCTGCGCGTCGAGGGGCTGTCCCGGCCCGGCGCCTTCGAGGACGTGTCGTTCACCCTGCACGCGGGCGAGATCCTCGGCCTCACCGGCCTCGTGGGCGCGGGGCGCACCGAGGTCGCCCGGGCGGTCTTCGGCGCGGACCGCGCGGCGCGCGGCGCGGTGTTCCTCGACGGCGCCCCGGCGCGCATCCGGTCCCCGCGCGACGCCGTCCGCCTGGGCGTCGCCCTGCTCACAGAGGACCGCAAGGGGCAGGGCCTCGTGCTGAACATGTCCGTCCGCGAGAATGTGACCCTGTCCAACCTGGGCGCCCTGGGGCCGGGGCCCCTGCTGCTGCCGGGCCGCGAGCGCGAACCCGCCGCGCGGCTGTCCGAAGAGCTTCAGGTGAAAACCCCGTCCATCGAGCAGGCCGTGCGCTTCCTCAGCGGCGGAAACCAGCAGAAGGTCGTGCTGGCCAAGTGGCTCTTCACCGGCGCGCGCGTGCTCATTTTCGACGAGCCGACCCGCGGCATAGACGTGGGGGCCAAGGCGGAGATCTACCGCCTCATTGACCGTCTCGCCGCCGGGGGCGCGGCCCTCCTGGTGATTTCCAGCGAGCTGCCCGAAATCCTCGGCATCTGCGACCGCATCCTCGTCATGCACGAGGGCCGCCTGCGCGGGGAACTCCCCCGCGAAGGCACCACCCAGGAGGACATCATGCGCCTGGCAACGGGGGGGTAG